The region CCACACACGTGGGACATGCCTTTTACTTATATTCTGCCATGTCATTTGTTTTGGCCTTGCCAACTTGacatatgctaagtgctaattttGCCATCACAAACACCCCTACTTCTGTTGgttattttatcatttattgcTGAATTAAAAAGGCCATCAGGTTGGGaccttaggttttttttttttttttttttttgaaaagaacctGCTATCAATTAAATAGGGGGCATAGAAGCCAAAAGATCTGCGGTTACAAAAACATCGACTTCAGGCGGTACCTCCTCAATCCACACCAAACCGGCGTATGAGGCGGCATTCCTGGCCAAAAAGTCTGCAACAACATTGCCTGAACGGCGAACAAAGACAACAGACACGAAATCTAAAGAACGACACAACTGAAAGCAATCACTAAAAATAGTAGCTAAGTAGTTCCTCCCGTCCGGAGGCTTCTTCCACATTTGAAAGAGAGTGAGACAATCCGTTTCAAAGCAAACCCGCCTGGAAGCCGACGTGGTAGTCTGCGCCTCATGGTCTCTAATAAAAGAGTAACCTAACTTAGAAGAATATAAACCATCAGGAGCACCTAGCCAAAAGAGAGAGTCATTCACACCTCCATGCATAGACCATGGAAGGGACATAATTTGCAAAGCAGTGTTAGGACAAAAAACATGTTCAACAAGTTCTCTATTCCATTCTTTCCCTGAGTTTAACAACAAGTCAGAAACGTAATTAATATTCAAATCCAACAAGAGATCCTCACTATAAATAATAGGAGTCCCATGTGGTAACCAATTGTCATGGCGGACATCAACCATTTGGCCATTGCCAATTTTCCACCGAGCGCCCGTTTCAAAAATCCACTTTGTACTCCATATACTAGACCAAGCATAGCTCGGACGCCAACCTTTCTTAGCCTTGAGAATGGACCCATGAGGGAAATACACTCCCTTAAAAATTTGAGCAAACAGGGATTCAGGGTGGGAATAAATCCTCCACCAGTTCTTGGCTACAAGAGCCATATTGAAAGCATGAAGATCCCTGAAGCCAAGTCCACCATCACACTTGGAGCGGCAAAGCTTACTCCAACTAGTCCAATGAATACCCCTCTTGGACACATTTCCTCCCCAATAAAACCGGGAAATCATACTCTCAAGCTCTGCACAAAGACCATTTGGAAGCATAAAACAAGACATAACATATGAAGGGATAGCCTGAGCTACAGATTTAATTAGCACTTCCCTCCCTGACCTAGAAAGAGATCCCTCTTTCCACCCCTTGAGCTTTTTCCAAACACGGTCCTTAACAAACTGAAAAATCTGAGATTTTGACTTACCAAAAATAGTTGGTAAACCCAAATATCTGTCAAAGCTTTCCACTGCCTTTACTCCCAACAGCTGTTTAAGCTCATAAAGACGGTTCTGAGGCACATTTCGGCTAACTGAAAGCATTGACTTGTCCAGATTAATCATTTGTCCGGAAGCACGCTCATAGGTGGCCAAAATGGTTTTCACCACTTCCGCCTCCTGATTAGTGGCTTTAGCAAAAATGATACTGTCATCTGCAAATAGAAGGTGAGAAACAACAGGTGCATATTTCGCAATTTTAATCCATGTAAGGCAGAAACAGATATAGACCTCTGGATAAGCGCAGAGAAGACCTCCCCACAAAGGATAAATAGATATGGGGATAAAGGGTCACCCTGACGCAAACCTCTCAAGGGTGAGAAAACCGGTTGAGGGTTACCATTCAGCATAATAGAGAAGTCTACAGAAGACACACAGTTCATAATAAGGGTCACCCAATGCGTGGGAAATCCCATACTAGACAACACTGCTTGCAAAAAATTCCACTCAACTCTGTCATAAGCTTTTGACATATCGAGTTTGAGGGCCATCATGCCATTCCGGCCtgtgattttctttttcatatagTGAAAGCACTCATGTGCAATCAAAGCATTATCTGTGATCAAACGACCAGGCACAAATGCACTATGAGAGTTGCTAATCAGATCAGGTAAAATCAGTTTCAGACGATTAGCAATAGTTtttgtaataattttaaaaagcaCGGTACATAGACTTATAGGTCTATATTGTGCCGCATGCAAAGGTTCCTTGATCTTAGGAATCAAAACCAACAGAGTTCTATTTATTGAATCAGGCACATGTAGATCATTTAGAACTCGCAAACAGTAGTGGGAGACCTCATCCCCAATAATATGCCAATATTTTTGGTAAAAGAGAGCTGGAAAACCATCCATACCTGGAGCTTTAGTGGGATGCATCTGAAAGActgcctcctccacctcctccttcgaGAATGGATCCGTAAGAGTAACTAAATGGCTCTGAGTCACCTTACCCTCCACCAAGGACGTCACCTCTTCAATGCCAGATGGGTTGGAGGATGTAAATAGACCCTCAAAGTATTCCCTTAGGACCTGTGAGATTTGTGCATCATCCTCTACCTCTCGACCACCACTATCTGTTATAACCTCAATGAGGTTCCGCTTCCGCCGCTGAGATGCCTTTTTATGGAAGAACCTAGTATTACGGTCCCCATGTTTTAACCAATTTGCCCTCGATCTCTGGCTCCACCATATCTCCTCTTTTTCAAGAAGGACATCAAGCTCTCGCTCCGCCTCTCTCATCTCACGCAATATCCCTTCCGTCTTAGGTTTCCGCTGTAGGTTTTGAAGACGGACCTTAAGATCAGAGATCTTCTTTGGTATGTCCCCAAACTTCTACTTACCCCAAGAACCAAGGGCTCCACTGACCGCCTCAAATTTACCATGGATGTCATCACCAGACCAGGTCCTACTCCAGGCTTCAGCTACCACTTCAGAACACTCATCACCGCTTTGAAGCCAAAGCTCCTTAAAACGAAAGAGCTTGGTCCTTGCCAGTTCTCTATGACCCCTGCGAGAAGAGCAAGTCAAGACAATAGGACAATGGTCAGATTTGTAATTAATAAAGTGGCGGACTTTAGTGACTGGCCACATGCAACTCCAATCTGAGTTTGCAAGTGCAAAGTCCAACCGTTCTTCAACCGTGTTAGGTGCCTCTCGCATATTCGACCAAGTGAATCTGTAACCTGAAAAACCAACATCATGAAAGTCACATTCATTACAGGCCTGGTTAGCAACCTGCAAACGTCCCATATCGGGCACATCACCACCAAGCTTATCAGCTGGGGAAATTATATCATTAAAGTCACCAATGCAAAGCCAAGGCATAGGATGGGGAGGCTTAGCACGACGGACTAGGTCCCAAGTTCGAGCTTTAAACCTCTCCTCTGGAAAGCCATAGACCGCCATAATCTGCATGACATCTGAAGTAACAGGGTGAGTAATATTGAACAAAATATGATTGAGAGAAGCATGGATTACTCCAATTTGTATCTCCTCCCGCCAAAGAAGTCCCAATCCTCCTGACCTGGACTTTCCACCACCTGCACAAGACACCGGAAAAATACCAGACAAACCACCCATCCCGCGGTGGTGAAGCAACTCAGACGAACTCAACTTGGTTTCCATAACGAAAACCACATCGGGAGCTTCAGAATGGATGAGCCCTTGCAGGGCTCGAACTGTCGGTCGGTTCCCAAGCCCCCGACAGTTCCAAGATATGATCTtcattgaggtgggcgggaCTGCTCCGCAGTCACCGCCGATCCCAATCCAGATTCAGAGTTCACCTTTTTAAAGGGGGGTGAAAAACCCATGCTACTACCTCCATTAGAAGATGAGCCACTCGATCTCTTACGGCCACCATAGTCCCGCCTTGTCTCATGACCACCAATGTGGAGTTTCTGTCCACTGTTGCTTGGAATCCTTTGCCTCTTGATATATTGCTGCTTTGCACGATCACTACCCTCCGTCCCACTCGCACTTCTCCTACCCGTGGGTGTGCCTGAGGCTGAAAGGGAGGGTTGGTGATGTTCCTTTGGTAACGGTAGCTGCGAGTTTGGAGCAGAGTCTTCAGCCCGCTGTACCTCATCCTCTTTGGACCCATTATCTTTCATGGTCACCTCTCCTTCTTCACGTGTTTGATCCTGTTGGctatcatcatcctcatcacctTGATAAGGCTCAAAAGCATCTCGGTCTCTCATTTGTCCTCTGTTTCTTCCCCCGCGCCTGCGGTCTTCATTCGCCCTGAGCCAACTGCCAAACGGCAGCGGCTTGCGAAAAGCCTCCTCACAATACTTCACCACATGGTTCAGCCGTCCACATTGATAACAGAAGTTAAATAGTTTCTCGTACTTAAACAAGACCTGAATTTGTTCCCCACCTTTTGGGGCCAGTAGTCGACCCCTTTTGAGTGGTTCATCAACCTTCACCCAATGGGACCTTAGGTTGGTTGTAAAGTTGAGTATTCAAATTCAAGACTtcctttaaagaaaaaaataaataaatgcgAAAACATATGTGTATGTGTAACCTCGActtcaaagaaaaaaacaaagaaacggTTTCTGAAATTATGTGTCCTCTTTTCCTCTAAATGGAGGAGGAGGGGGAATATCAAATAGGGATGAACACATTCTCAAATTTCCAACAAAAGCCAATttgtcaaaaaaataattattttgttcTATTATACTAAATTTACTCTTTTTCTCATCATCTTCTCTATTCACTCTTTCTCTACCAAACCAATCAAACCAATATGGAGCCCGGAAAAGGTCTCTCCACCTCTTTCTTTATCATACCTTTCCCCCTACAAACAATGTGTTTATGTGACCCATGTAGTCCATTGCCCTCCTAACTCGGATGTTTAGTGATTGACCAAAAACTTGCAATATTCAATGCAGACTTTCTCGTTTATTTGATTATGAGATTTATGAGGATATGACAAGATATGTACATGTGATGCGTGTTCTCAACTACTCATTTAGTCTCACTCTAATTTTGGTGTAAAAAACCAATTTGATTAAGATTTGGTTTAACACTTCATTTATTTGATTAAGGTGTTCTTatgtgagaacatgagaataaattaaattatgacCGTTTGATTCAATCATGAACGGTccagattaaaacattaagtcatgtgaGTTTTTAAGAACACATTTCTTATATGATAATCCTCTATATATATCTTCAGCAATTTTGTAGGATCCTCTTACGAGTTTGTATCTAAAATCcatgaatatatttttaaacAGAATGTCATGTTTGCAACTAATTAATTCATTCAAAGTATGTTAAAAGTATTTTCCTactgtaataaaaaaaatattaaaagttgAACTCATAAAAGTTAAGGGAGTATATCACTTCATTTTAGAGaaacattttatttattttttacatttgAGCGACTCTAACCCTGGCTAGATTTTATtggtatttatttattatttctcaATATTATACAATTACAACGTGGATAAGAACCAAACAACCACCTTCACACCCTTTAAGAAATTAGTTAATTTAGGTAattgtgttaatttttttcttaatttatatcAACTTTACAAAGTTATCCTTCActcattatttttaattttaatgcaTCATTAATCATTAATACTATGGAGAGgggaaagagagaaaatttcaataaataagggtatttttgtcaaaaaataatCAATGCACCACAAACTTTAAGTTGATTCTTATGAAAGGACCAGAGTGTACCTCATATTCGGTTCTTATGAAGGAAGTATTATTTATATGATAAGTGatgtaataaataaagaaaatagaCACAAGAAATTggtgaaataaaatgaaaaataaataaaaattgcaGTTAATAACCGTCTTTAGTAAGTTCACGGATGGTACGATTAAAGCGAATATATAGAAAGACTAATCTTCACCAATACTATACATTTAACTTTTCCCTAAGATCACAAAGTGAATCCGAAAGAGTAATGTATTATGTTATAtttgtaaatattaaaataacaatgttaaaaaatagtaaatttcTATTTTTCCATATCAGCTGGTGTGTGATCCTGTGATATTGCCACGTTTAGTGCAAAAATAAGGTAGAGAGTGTGGCATGTGGGCACCACAAGCTAACCAGACCTTCAACCATTTAGTCTAATGTTCGATCACTCAACTTAAACGATGTTTATGAAAAATGATTTAGTGAAAATACCTAGAACTAGACGctcttcttatttttatttttttaagtttcACAAGGTACCTCACGGTTGGTAATTATAAACTAATCTGCTGAGATTTTGATATCACATTAAGTCGGTGAACCTCGTCCAATAAATATTTCTTTATATGCACCGTCCAAAAATTAAACTCTGAACTAAATGTTTAAGGAGTTCAACTATGTATCGATTGCGCTACACTTACATTTGGTGAGAAGGTTCTTGTTCATTTGATTTCATGATATATAGAATAGACATGAACACAAGGCTAGCTAATTGGCTAAACAAACCAACCCTTTATTTCTCTCATCTACTTCACTTGTTCTCTTCATTACAAAgtgaaaaacaaacacaaaccTGTGTTTGATTTCGTGTGTGAACTTAACAAAACTAGGAGAATTGGAAAGCGAGATTTCAGCTGAACATCATTGCTCCCAATATCTCGGATCAGATCATCACTTCAtcacaacaacaataacaccatcaacaacaacccaattgcctcctccttcttcctcctcttcttccatgGCGGCTGGTCCAGGATCacccaccacaaccaccaccaccgatcAAGCTCCGGCGGCGCCACACCACCAACCGATGGTGGTCTCCGATTCCTTCGCTAAGGACGCAATCTTAGCCTGGTTTCGAGGAGAATTCGCCGCTGCTAACGCGATCATTGACGCCCTCTGTGCCCACCtggcctcctcctcctccgctgCAGACTACAGCCCTGTGTTCGCCGCCATCCACCGCCGCAGGCTCAACTGGATCCCTGTCATCCAGATGCAGAAGTACCACTCCATTGCCGACGTCGCGCTCCAGCTCCGCAAGGTCGCTGATATGCAATCTTCCCCGCCGCCGGAGATTCCCCACGTAAACGACGTCGCCGCCGCCGAGGCCAAACAGAAAACCGATGAGAAAGTAATCGAAGCTGGCGTTGAAAATGGAGAACATGAAGAGGATGATTCTCCAGAAAGTGAGATTACTGATTCAGGTAAAATTTCTATTTCAGATTCAAACCACACTCTTCTCTGTTTTTCTCACAattttattactattattattattattattatatattaagatataaattaattattttctatcttggatttttttttttacattcaaGCTGGGAATTGAAAATTCAGATTCTTCAAGTAAGATCAGAAGATTattcagtttttttatttatttattttttgatctTTGGGTTGTGTgatttttcatttgtcaaaATGCTGGTTGTAGAAAGttagtttcaattttttgttttcattttggaAATTTTCAGATTTCTTATAGTTAAGAAAATTAGCTGAGTTCGGCTTCAGGAAAGTGGAAAGGTTTTTTAACTGGtaataaataagttttttttcttttttcattattaAAATAAACTACGGAACTTTGGATATCTTTTGAGAAgatcaaactttttttttcttttaagaaGAAAGTACGAGAAAGAgttatgattcattcacattTCTTTGAGTTCAAGTATTTTTGGTGTTCGGGTATTTCTGCAAGTTCGGGTATTTTTGGTGTTCGGGTTAGTTTGCGGAGGTTTTTGTTTTGGTGAGTTTGAGGAGAGTTGAATGAATTGCAGAGTTGAAGGTTTGATTTGAAGTGGTAGATCTAGAAGTGCGTGCAATGATTTTTATTACAGGGCGGCGGGACCACCTGAAATGACTGAATGATGGTGTTGGTGGCGTCACCATGTGTCCGGTTTTAGGTTGTCGGGTTCGGGTGGACAAAACCCGGTTGAGGTCCTGTCACAGTTGGCGGGTCAACCTTGTCTTGTTTCTTGGGTGAGGGATCCAAATCCCACGGATGATTGATGATATCAAAGTTTTTTGGTTGTTGGGTCTAAAAAATGTTCCCTCAAGGTACATGTGAACATTAttaaaacaaataaacaaataGGTGGGGAGGGgatccaatatatatatataattcaatTAGTAAAGACATATTACTTATTCTCATAACTCATAAAGGTTGTGTGTTTAATGCCCGCGCTGCCGATGTGAGTACAGTGTTGATAGATGATCAGTATATATCTTTGTATATAATATGTAGTTCTAAATACCTAGTTTATGATGATGATCGGAGTTGAACTCGCTCAAGATGAAAAAAATGAGGGGTGGGGAACATGCAAATGCTTCCTGCCTTTACTTTATGATGGGATCACATTTGTGGTGGAGTATGGACGCCGAGGAATAACAACTTTTTAGGATGACGACAAGGGTTTCTCAACAATCACATTGCCAAACAGTGTTGCATTCTGAAATTTCAATTAACATACTCATCTAACTGCAATGTCACCCAGCACCATCACCATGCTATATACACTGACAAAAACATAATAATATAAGGATAAATTAAATGTGCAAGTAGGGATAAATATACAAAGTCAGATAAGATAATTGACCTAAGCTTAATGATCATGTAGTGCAGTTAACTATTCCAATGTCTTTATACTATTTAGGGGTCATGGTTTGTGTCAAACAAAAAGAAGGTATCAGCTTTTCAACTTCATTTGTGAATGTAATATTTAAGGTGTCTTTACTGTACTAAAATTTGCATGGATTTTCTTTGGTTTCTTGTGCAGGATCTCAAGAAAATCAAGCTAACTCAATGAACATTAATATATGCTCCAATCATGAAGAGTGTGAAGGGCGTTCTTCACAGTTTAAGTTGACAAAAGGTTTCACAGCAAAGGAGTCAGTGAAGGGGCATATGGTAAGTTCTTTATTTTACTaactaaaaaaatgaaaatacattcttttgattaatgaagaagaagcaTAGGAGTTTATGCATTAAGGAGCACCCTGCAGCCAGATATTAACAGTTGATTGCAATTGGCAGGTGAATGTTGTGAAAGGGTTGAAGTTATATGAGGACATTTTCAATGATTCAGAAATGAGCAAGCTGTCAGATTTTGTGAGAGAGATCCATGCTGCTGGTCAGAATGGAGAACTCTCAGGTATTCTTATGTTCTATTACTTTTATTTGAAGATAATTGTGAGGTTCTCAGTTGTTTGGACTATCACTAGCTAAATACCAAGACCATCCATCAAGCTCCAACTCACTATACTTGATAATGGGTCAAATTatcttatagcatgtttggatcaacttctttttcctcaGTAAAATACAACACTGACATTGAGAATCAATtttagaaggatttccaaacatgcaattAGATATAAACTACTCTCCCCTGACATTGTAGTGAGTCTAGAGACTATTTCTTCCTTGTATTTGTTTGACATCTTTGTCTTCAATCACATCACATGTTTAAACACAGATAATGACTAATGCAAGTATCTTATTGTCTACATTCTTTAAAATATTAACTAAATCTTCTTCTATGCAGGTGAAACTTTTATCTTATTCAACAAACAGATCAAGGGGAACAAGAGAGAGCTGATTCAGCTGGGTGCTCCAATTTTTGGACAGATAAAGGAGGATGCAAAAAGTAAGGAGAAATGATCAAACGAAATTGTTATAATATAAAGCATAATGAGTCTAAACTAAAAAGGTGCTCAATCATTCTGTTTTTCATTTTTGCTAACAGGCAATATAGAGCCAATTCCAGCACTTCTGCAACGTGTCATTGATCACCTTATTCAATGGCAATTAATTCCAGAGTACAAAAGGCCAAATGGTTGTATAATTAACTTTTTTGAAGAGGTAAATATTGCATCCTTCTCCATCTTTTACACCTCTCCAGTTCTACCTGGTATTAGTTAACTAGGTGCTGTAA is a window of Lotus japonicus ecotype B-129 chromosome 5, LjGifu_v1.2 DNA encoding:
- the LOC130719838 gene encoding uncharacterized protein LOC130719838, translating into MKIISWNCRGLGNRPTVRALQGLIHSEAPDVVFVMETKLSSSELLHHRGMGGLSGIFPVSCAGGGKSRSGGLGLLWREEIQIGVIHASLNHILFNITHPVTSDVMQIMAVYGFPEERFKARTWDLVRRAKPPHPMPWLCIGDFNDIISPADKLGGDVPDMGRLQVANQACNECDFHDVGFSGYRFTWSNMREAPNTVEERLDFALANSDWSCMWPVTKVRHFINYKSDHCPIVLTCSSRRGHRELARTKLFRFKELWLQSGDECSEVVAEAWSRTWSGDDIHGKFEAVSGALGSWGK
- the LOC130717895 gene encoding RNA demethylase ALKBH10B; translation: MAAGPGSPTTTTTTDQAPAAPHHQPMVVSDSFAKDAILAWFRGEFAAANAIIDALCAHLASSSSAADYSPVFAAIHRRRLNWIPVIQMQKYHSIADVALQLRKVADMQSSPPPEIPHVNDVAAAEAKQKTDEKVIEAGVENGEHEEDDSPESEITDSGSQENQANSMNINICSNHEECEGRSSQFKLTKGFTAKESVKGHMVNVVKGLKLYEDIFNDSEMSKLSDFVREIHAAGQNGELSGETFILFNKQIKGNKRELIQLGAPIFGQIKEDAKSNIEPIPALLQRVIDHLIQWQLIPEYKRPNGCIINFFEEGEFSQPFLKPPHLDQPVSTLLLSESNMAFGHILISENDGNYKGPLMLSLKKGSLLIMRGNSADMARHVMCPSPNRRISITFFRVRPDSNQCQSATPPMTNAMTLWQPGMAASPYALHNGAALNGYESMDMMMMPKWGMLRAPMVMLAAPMRPMPLNPRKLAGGGTGVFLPWNVPSRKPAKHLPPRAQKGRLLALPSPAEPHMGESSSEPSICVEG